A window of the Lagenorhynchus albirostris chromosome 1, mLagAlb1.1, whole genome shotgun sequence genome harbors these coding sequences:
- the LOC132525873 gene encoding calmodulin-like, with protein sequence MAEQLSKEQAAEFMETFHRFDKDKDSAISTQELGAVMQERGLNPSEAALKGFIARDDADGDGVISSQEFLAVIAKGVRVRADDLRTAFHAFDLDGDGHISMDELKQAMAQLEVSQEELDIMIREADVDWDGQVSYKEFVRVLMLK encoded by the coding sequence ATGGCTGAGCAGCTGTCCAAAGAGCAGGCAGCCGAGTTCATGGAGACCTTCCACAGATTCGACAAGGACAAAGACAGTGCCATCAGCACCCAGGAGCTGGGCGCCGTGATGCAGGAGCGGGGCCTGAACCCGTCGGAGGCCGCGCTGAAGGGGTTCATCGCCAGGGACGATGCGGACGGGGATGGTGTCATCAGCTCCCAGGAGTTCCTGGCAGTGATAGCCAAGGGGGTTCGGGTCAGAGCGGATGACCTGAGGACAGCCTTCCACGCCTTCGACCTGGATGGCGACGGCCACATCAGCATGGATGAGCTCAAGCAGGCCATGGCCCAGCTGGAGGTGTCCCAGGAGGAGTTGGACATCATGATCCGGGAAGCTGACGTGGACTGGGACGGGCAGGTGAGCTACAAGGAGTTCGTGCGCGTCCTCATGCTGAAATGA